The following nucleotide sequence is from Phycisphaera sp..
CAACCTCTGCACATCGGCTTTGCTCGCCAACGCATCGGCCACGAGCGCCACCATGCGACCCAGCGTACCGCTCGCTCCATCCGTCGTGGCGCGGACGATGGCCGGCGTGCCCACCGCCACCGAGCCGGCCATGACCGACTCGCCCGCCTGCTTGTCGGCCGGCACCGATTCGCCCGTGACCGCCGACTCGTCGAGCGACGCCGGCCCGATCAGTTCACCGTCTACCGGACAACGTTCCCCGGCACGCACGAGCACAAGGTCACCCGGCAAGACGTCACGCGCGGGGACGGTCGAGCCGGAGCTGTCGTTCTCGTCGGCCAGCACCACCGCCTCGGTGGGCTGCATCGCCGCCAGCTCGCGAAGGGCCTTGGTCGTTCCCCGCCTTGCCCGGCGTTCGAGCCAATGGCCAAGCGAGATCAGCGTGAGCAGGCCTGTTGCCTCGATGAAGTAGGTCGGCCGTTCACCCCCGCCCGAGAACGTAACGACCGCATGCACGAGCGAGAGCGTGTACGCCGATGCGCTGCCCAGAGACACCAGCGTGTCCATATTTGTGGTCTTGCGCCGGGCAGCGGAGATCGCCGAGCGATAGAACGCCGACCCGATAAACACCTGGGCCACCGTGCCCACCGCCAACGCGACGGCCAGGCCCGCTCCGCTCTGCATGTGCAGCCCGAGCGAATGCCCGAACCAGTGCGAAAGCTCCATCGGCAGCCAGAGAACCACGCCAAGCACCACCCGCCATCGCCACGCGTCGGCCTGCTTCGAGTCGTCCTCGCCGAGGCGCTTGGCCAGGTCGGCCGCGGCATCCCCTGAAGCGGCCGGCGAAGCCTCGAACCCCGCGCCACGCACGCTCGACGCCAATGCCTCGGCGTCGAGCGACTCGCCCTTGACCAGCGCCGACCCGCCCGCCAGACTCACCATCGCGCTGCGCACGCCGTTCGTCTTGTTCAGGGCCTTCTCAACGCTTGATACGCAGCCGGCACATGTCATGCCGTCGACTTTCAGCCGAACGATCGTGTTCTGGGTTTCATCTGCGACAGCACCATCGGCCATAGGAATAGGCTAACTCCCCACCGGCCGCGATTCTTCGAGGTGGGCATGAGCCGCGTCGATGCGAACCCGCGAGCCATGATCGGTTTCCAGCACCAGGCGCCACTGCTTATCCATGTCCACGACGACACCCACGACCGGTTGCCCCTCGACACGGAATCGGCACCGCTCGCCTCGCAGCGTGCCAACCTCAAGCCAACGCTCGCCGATGGCCGTCGGAGGTGCGTCCAACCATCGTGAGACGCCATCGAGCACCGCCGCCGCGGCTGCTGGTCGATCGACCTCCACGCCCAGTTGTGCCAGGCTTACGGCCGATTGATCAAACTCCGCCGGCCACTGGTCGTCTGGGGTCGATACGTTCAGACCGACTCCAACGATCGCAACCGACCGATCCGCCTCGATGAGCACGCCCGCGAGCTTCCGCCCGCGCACGCCGCTGGCTCGCGCCACCACGTCGTTGGGCCACTTCAGCCCGAGATCTGGATCGCCTAAGGACTCGCAGGCCTCGATGACACCGAGCCCCACCGCCAGCGACAAGCCGGCCGCGGGCAGGCTCGCGTGAACAACCATGCTCATCGAGAGCGAGGCCCCGCCCCCGTCGTCCCACGAGCGGCCCTGCCTCCCCCGGCCCGCGACCTGACGCTTGCCAACCACGGCGAGCCCGGCTCGCCCGTTGCACAGCAGCCTCGCATCGCCCTGCGTCGATGGCGTCTGGTCGAGCACGATCACACTGTCGAAGCGACCAATGGGAGCCCGAAGAGTTGACCAATCCTCGGCAGTCACGTTGGTACACCCGCATCCAAGCCAATGTCCAACCACACCGCGTGGTGCGTCAACGCACCCACGGAGATCCTGTCGACTCCGGTGCGCGCCACGTCGCCCATGCCAGCGAGTTCGATGCCACCGGAGGCCTCGAGCAGCGGCAGCCTGCCCTTGGCGTTGCGCATCTCCACGGCCTGGGCCAGTTGCTCTACGCCCATGTTGTCCAGCAGGATGATGTCGATGGCTCCCTCGTCGAGCGCGAGCATGGCTTCGAGTTGATCGAGCGTGTCGACCTCGACCTCGACGAACGCCAACTCGAAGCGATCCCTCGCATCGACGGCCACACTGGCGACCCTTTCGGCCGCTTCGCTTGGCGTCATGCCCACAAGGTGATTGTCCTTGATCAGTACGGCATCATGCAGCCCCATGCGGTGGTTCTGGCCACCGCCGCAGCGTACGGCGTACTTCTCGAGTTGTCGCAAGCCGGGCGTGGTCTTGCGCGTATCGACCACTTGGGTGAGCGACTCACCCACCGCGTTGACGTACCGCGAGGTCTGGGTCGCCACGCCACTCAGACGGCCGAGCAGGTTGAGCAGCGTGCGTTCGGCTGCCAGGATCTCCCGCCGCGGCCCGAGCAGCGCCCCGAGCCGCTTGCCCTGGTCGATGTTCTCGCCGTCCTGGGCCAGATCACGGAAGAGCGTCGTCGGGGCCAGCACGTCCAGCACGTCGCCGATCGCCTGCAGGCCACAGATGATCCCCGGCTCGCGGGCCACCACCCAGGCCTCGGACCGCTCGGCAGCATCGACCATCAGCATGGCCGTGGGGTCCTGATGGTCGGGTCCCAGGTCCTCATCCCGGCAGATCTCCAGCAGACGCCGGGTGATGCCCGAGGAGACCAGTTCTTTGTACCAGTCCTCGGCCGAAGTTGTCGTCGTGTTCTCTTCCACGCCCCATCGTATGTCACCGCTGGCCGACCCGAGGCCGTACACTGGGTCTTCTTCTGGATGACCATTGGCCGGCTAAGCCCGGGAGGCAGCATGGGTGTGTTGGATGGGAAGGTCGCTCTGATCGTCGGGATCGCGAACGAGCGGTCGTACGCCTGGCACATCGCCAAGGCCCTGATCGACCACGGCGCGACCTGCGCGTATACCTGCCTGCCGGGTGAGAAGAACGAGCGGCGTACCCAGCGGGCGGTGAAAGCGCTGCCCGGGGAGGGCGGGACCGAACCGCTCATCATCCCTATGGACGCCGCGAGCGACTCCGACATCGATTCGGCGATCTCGGCCTTCGAGTCTCGCCACAAGGCGATGCACGTGCTCGTCCACTCCATCGCCTACGCCGACCGCGAATACCTCGCCCACGGCAAGTTCGTCGAGACGCCACGCGATGCGTTCCTGAGCGCGATCGATATCTCGGCCTACACCCTGCTGGGGCTGAGCCGCCGCTGCCGCGATGTGCTTGCCAAAGAGGGTGGTTCGGTCATGGCGATGAGCTATTACGGCGCTGAGAAGGTCGTCCCGGGCTACAACATCATGGGCGTGGCCAAGGCCACGCTCGAAGCCACGGCCCGCTACCTCGCCGGCGACCTCGGGGCCCAGAACATCCGGGTGAACACCATCTCGGGCGGCTACCTCCGCACGCTGGCCTCCAGCGCCGTGGGTGGGGCCGACAAGATCAGCGAGCAGAACCTCGAACGCTCGCCCCTGAAGCGGAACGTGGAGGGCGGCGACGTGGGTAACACGGCCGTTTATCTGGCCAGCGACCTGAGCGCGGGCGTGACCGGCGAGAACATCTACGTCGATTGTGGCGCCAATATTGTCGGGGTTTGACCAGTTGTTCGGGTCGCGTGAGGATTATTTTCGAGCCCTCACACAGATTTGTCCGATGAATTGATTATGAGCGTTGTACCCACCAGCGCCGCCGCCGCGATAGCTTCAACGGCCGCCGCCACCGAGCGGGCCAGTAAGGTCGCCACGGCCGCGAAAGAGAGCGACCAGAACCGCCGCACCAAGAACGGCAAGCAGACCGGCGATCGCGTTGTGCTCAGCGTGAACGCGGTACCGCAGAAGCAAGGCGCCACCGATCGCTCCGAAGACGAGCCCGGCGCTCAGCAACAAGAGCACGAAGCGCCACCGCAACTGGACGTTGAGGGATAGATCGGGCTGGGTCCCAGGCTCACGCCAGGGCCTCGTCTTGCTACGCCGCCGCCTTCACACGCACGGTCGAGAGTGCCTCGATCATCGCCAGCACCTGCTCGCGCGTGTCAGGGTCCACCTCGAGCCAGTTCGCGCTCATCACCTCATCACGCACGTCGTCGAGCACGTACGCCACGCGCGGGGAGTCGATCAGGGCCGTCGCGTACGCCAGCCCCGCCGCGAGCTTGCCCATCGTCTCGGCCCCGCCACGGTTGAAGGAAATGTCCGAGATCAGGTACTCCATAGGATCGACCAGCGGTTCGGGACGTTCCAGCGCCAGCCGTTCGTGGCCGGTGAGCATGAGGTCATATCCAAGAACCTCGTGCCCGCCGGAGAATGCGGCAACGCAGGCCCGCAGGTAGGTCTCACCCTCGCCCGGGCCAAGCCTGCCGATGGTGCGCGCGGCGGCCACGCGATCCTCGGGCATCATGCCGCAGCCCGTCCACGAGAGATACACGCCCAGCACACGCATCGCCGATCGCTCGACCTCGGCGACTCGGCCTTGCTGGCGATCGCTGAGTACGGCCACCATGTGCGAGAACGCGCGGTCCAAGGCCGGGTCGGCCACCACTGGCGAACCCAGCATGAGCCCCAGCGCGGGCCGGCCACGCAGGCGGTCGCCGAGCCCCAGGCGGCTCGGGTAGCGGCTCAGCAGCGCGGCGGTCTCCAACAAGGAACGCAACACCGCCACAGCGCCCTCGTCCGACCAGTCGAACGACTCGAGCGTGATTTGGGCCGCATCGATCCGCAGCGGGAACAACGACGAGTAACTGAGTGGCAGCGCCAGCGACCAGTCGTGCCACGCCGCCGGCGACTCGGGAGCCTCGGCGGTGCGGATCGTCAGCGGGGCATCGGGGGCGACCTGCTCGATCACGGCATCGAACCCAAGCCTCCGCCACTGGGCGGCATCGCCCTCGCCCGAGAACGGAACGAACGCCACGCCCAACGAGCCTGGAGCGAGTTCGAGGCTCCTGAACTGCTGCTCGGGCAGCTTCACGCCGACACGCAGGGGCTTTTGGAGCGACGCCCCGGGCGTGCCACCAGACTCACGCAGGCGCTCGAGCCAGCCTGGCAGCGTGCCGCCCGAGCACGAACGGATGATCGTGACCGCACCATCGGCCACACCGGCGAGCGCCCGCTTCGGAGCGGGCACAACACTCTGAGCCGAAAGCGAAGCCGGCTCGGCCGCGATTCCCTCGAAAGTCGTCTCGTTCGCGTCCGATGGTTCGGATTCGTTGTCGTCGCAATGAGCAACCGGCACGTACGGCTTCGGGGCCGCAACATGGAGTGTCTCTGCGGGCGAGAGCAGACGCACCGCCATCCAGCGCCCGCCCAAGACCAATCCGATAATCCACAGTCCCGCGGGCACACCCACCAGGGTCCGCGTCAGCCACGCCGCCCCGAGCAGCCACGCCGTGAGTACGACGGCGCACACGCCTACGACCCACGCAAGGCCCGAGACGGCACTCGTATCATGGCCGACCTGGTTGGCCGAACCCCGCTGCATCCGTTGGGGAGTGTTCATCGCCCCCACATCGGCCTGATGCCCCGCGCGATGGCTTCGCAAGTCGCCGGGGATGGATAGCTACGAGCGGTTTGTGGGATCGTGCGGTCTGCACCACCCGGCTTGCGGGTTATCCGCCGCCGGTCTCGCCGCTCAGGCCCTCGAGCACGGTCACGACATCCTCCGGTTCGGCCCGATTCCGATAATCGGCATCGAGGAACGCCCAGCGGATGGTGCCCGATTGGTCGATCACGTACGTCGCCGCCAGGGGCAACTCGCCCGAGTCGTCGCCGTTGTGCTCGCTCATGCCGAACGCTTGCTCGTAGTTCGCGTGCACGCCCTCGGTGAGCTCGAAGACCACGCCGTACTGGCGGGCCACGTCATTGCCCACGTCGCTGAGAACCTGGAAATCGAGCTCGTTCTTCTCCGCGGTGCTGATCGATCGATCGGGGAGCTCGGGAGTCAGCGCGACCAGCGTCGCGCCCTGAGCTCGGATGTCATCGAGCCGCTCCTGGTAGGCGGCCAGCGTGAGGTTGCAATACGGGCACCAGCCGCCACGGTACCAGAGCAGCACGACCGGGCCCTGCTCCAGCAGGCCTTCGAGCGAGACCTCCCCGCCGGTCTGGTTGGTCAGCGTGAAGTTGGGAGCCTGGTCGCCCATGCTCTTGGCGTTCTCGACCACGCCGGCTTCGACCACGGCTCGCAACCCGTCGTCGTAGAGCTCCTTGAGGTCGTCGGGCGCCCGCTCGGCGAAGCCGGCCTTCTTGGCCTGGAGTTCGATGGCCAGCGGGCGGCCGGCGGTCGGGATCTCGGGCAATTCGGCCATCTGGTTTCCCCCTTCGTCGCTCGCGGCGGATGGTGCCGTGGCAGCGGTCCCGCTGGCATCCGAGGGCTGCTCCTCGCAGCCGGTGAACACGAACGCGGCCACGCCCATCGAGAGCGCGGCCAGCATGAGAGCGTTGGGTGTTTGTCGCGTGGTCATGGGTCAGGGTATGAGTCCGCCCGACGCCAGCCTATTCCCGCTCGCTGGAAAACCCGTGCCTACCGCCGGAACCACGACGTGATTGCGTGCATCGTCACCGCCCTGCCGTCGGCCGCGATCGATTCGGTGAGCGGGATTTCCTTTGGGCAAACCTTGACGCAGTTTTGGGCGTTGCCGCAATCCGAGACGCCACCCGGGCCCATCAGGACGTCGAGGCGATCCTTCTTGAGCCGCTTGCCGGTCTCGTGCTCGTTGAACAGCCGCGTCTGGCTGAGAGCGTGGGCACCGATGAAGCTGGTTGGCCACTTCTCGGGGTCTTCTTCCAGGTTGTACTGCGGGCAGGCCTCCAGGCAGCAACCGCACGACATGCACGTCGAGAGGACGTACCGCGTTGCCTGCTGGTCGGGGCTCTCCTTGGGGCCCGAGCCCAGGTTGTACGAGCCGTCGATGGGTACCCAGGCCTTCACGCGCTCGAGTGCTTGGAACATCCGCTGGCGATCGACCCACAGATCCCGCATCACCGGGAACTTACTCATGGGTTCGAGCGTGATCTCGTCGCCCTCGCCCGGCGCAATGTTGTCGATGAGAGCCGAGCAGGATTGGCGGACCTGGCCGTTCACGAGCATGGTGCATGAGCCGCAGACCTCTTCCAGGCAGCCCGAATCCCATACCACCGGCGTGGTCTTCTTGCCCTCGACCGTCGTGGGATGGGCGGCGATCCACTGCAGGCACGAGATGACGTTCGAGCCCGGCTCGGTCGGGACGTTGAAGCTCTCCCACCGCGACGTCTTGCCCGGCCCCTCGCAGCGTTTGATGTTGAACCGGACCAAGCGCCCGGCAACGGGCTGGCGATCGCTCTGGGACTTGGTTGCGGTACTACTGGACATGGGCGTGATTCCTTCGTTTCGAATCGGGCATCAAACAGGCAGGCGCTAAAAACGAACCCCGAGAGTTATGTCGATGCGGGCTCCGGATCGGTCCGGGCCGTTGCCGGATCACCGGATGCGGTCGGGCCCTTCTTCTCGGGTGCATCTTCTTCCACCTTGCCATACGTGCGGGGGCGCGGCTTGACCAGCATGGTCTGCACATCCCGATAACCGATTTCGTGCTGTTCGACCCCGTGAGCGCCACCATCGAAACTCGCGACGGTCGTCTTAAGGAACCGCTCGTCATCGCGGTCGGGGAAGTCGGTGCGGTAGTGCGAGCCGCGGCTCTCTTCACGCAGCAGGCTGCACTTGGCGATCATCTCGGCCAGGATGAGCATGTCGCCCACCGCTCGGCTGTAGCTGAGCGATTGGTTCGTCCAGGCCGCCGCGTCGGACAACCGAGCGCGACTAAAACGCTCCCGCAGGCCGGCCAGCGTGTCGAGCGTCTTGTTCAGCCGCTCGGCGGTCTTAACGACCGTGCATGAGGCCTCCATGACCTCACCCATTTCCTTGCCGATGAGGTAGGGGTTGGTATCGTCGCTGGCCTCGGCACCCTCGACGGTGTCGAGCAGGCGATCGGCCTTGGCCTGTTCTCGCTCGACGGCCTGGTCGTAAATCGACTGATCGACCTTCTCGACCGGCCGGTCGGCGGGGTCGCCCTGGGTCACGTGGTTGACCACGCCCTGGCCGCAGTACAGGCCGTCGAAGATGCAACTGAGCAGCGCGTTCGCGCCGAGGCGCGTCGCGCCGTGGTAGGCAAAGTTGACCTCGCCGAAGGCGTAGAGCCCCGGGATGTTGGTCATCATGTTCTTGGGGTCGCCCAAGGCCATGCCGCGGCCGGGCTCGGTGTCGACGGGCGCCACCATGCCGGGCTTGTGCTCGCGGTGCGGGGTCTCGGGCGAATAGGAACCCGGCGTGTACTGCGTCCACATGCCGCCCATCGAGTAGTGCACGGCCGGGAAGATGCGCATGGGCGTGAACCGGGGGTCCTCGCCAGCGAACTTCTCGTAGATCTCCATGATGCCGCCGAGCTTACGGGTGAGATAGTCGGGGTCCTTGTGGGTCAGGTCGAGGTAGACCTGGTTCTGACCGGCCACGCCCATGCCGTCGTTGACGCACACGTCGAAGATCTCGCGCGTGGCGATGTCGCGGGGCACGAGGTTGCCGTATTTGGGGTAGCGCTCTTCAAGGAAATACCAGCGTTCGCTCTCGGGGATGTCGGCCGGCTTGCGGTCGTCGCCCTTCTTGCTGGGCACCCACACGCGGCCACCCTCTCCACGGGCGCTCTCGCTCATGAGGCGGCACTTGTCGGCCCCGGGGATGGCCGTCGGGTGGACCTGGATCATCTCGCCGTTGCCGTACCAGGCTCCAGCCTGATAGCAGCGGCTGGCGGCGCCGCCCGTGCAGATGATGCTGTTGGTGCTCTTGCCGAACACCAGCCCGCACCCACCCGTGGCCATGACGACCGACGCGCCGCGGAAGGCGCGGGTCTGCATCGTGCGCATGTCCTGGGCAACGATGCCTACGCAGCGGCCGTCGCCTTCAGTCCCGCTGACCTCGCCCTCGATCACCGGCCAGAGGAACTCCCAGAACTCGTACTTCTTGACCAAGCCCGACGCCTCGTAGCGGCGGGTCTGCTCGTCGAGCGCGTAGAGGAGCTGCTGCCCGGTAGTCGCACCGGCGAAGTGCGTGCGCTTGAAGAGCGAGCCGCCGAACAGGCGCAGGTCGCGTTGGCCCTCGTTGGTCCGGTTGAACGGCACGCCCATGCGGTCGAGCAGGTCGATGACCTTGGGCGCGAAGTTGGCCATCTCCAGCACCGGGCCCTGGTCGGCCAGGTAGTCGCCACCGTAGATGGTCTCGTCGAAGTGCTGGTACTCGCTATAGCCCTGCTGGCGGGCGACCTCATTGCAAGCGTTGATGCCGCCTTGGGCGCACACGCTGTGGCTGCGCTTGACGGGCACCATGCTGAAGAGGTCGACGGGGATGCCCGCCTCTGCAATACGCACCGTGGCGGCCAAACCGGCCAGGCCACCACCGACGACAATCACACGCTGTTGATTCTGCATTTTGTGGTCTCCAACGTCGTCTGGGTCAGGCTGATGGCTCAAGTGTCGTGCCGGTGACGTCGTGCGTCTCGGGCGGTGTGATGCCCTTATCGAGCATGTAGGCCTCGTAGGCCGCTTCGCCATGCTCCTCGATGAAACGGTGCTTCTCGATCTCGTGGGCCTCGTCGTAGTCGAGGGTCATGGTGGCGAACAGGGCCGACCATGCGGCGAGCATGAGCCCGGCGCCCAGTCCAGCGCACACCACGCCCCAGCGCTTCTGTGCTTTGGCCGAAATGGTGAGCCCCCAGGTAATCGCGGCGGTCCACAGGCCGTTGGCGAAATGGAAGACCAACGCCGAGACGCCGACCATGTAAAGGACCGAGACGGCCACGCCGGGGGCGGTGAAGCCTTCGGTCGAGCCCTGCATGGCTGCGGCGAGGGTCGACGCCGAGAAGTTATGGCTCCACGCCGTGCCCTCTGGCACCAGCCACGCCCAACCCCAGCGGAGCGTGGCTACGTGGTACACGATGAAGAGGATGCCGATGTATCCCGTCCAACGCTGGAGGGTGTACCGCCAGTTGTCTTGGTAGGCATACCGCTGGACGTTGGACTTGCCCGTCGTGGCGTAGAAAGCGCCCAGAATGCTGTGGAACGCGATGGACACCCACAGCACGATCTCGATGAGCAGCAGATGGGGCACCTGCTCGTTGATGTACGAGACCTCGTGCTGGAAGTACCGCACGCCGCCCTCGGCCACGGACAGCCCCTCGCCCTCGCCGCGAAGGGCGAAGCGGCCCCAGGCGAGCGAAGAGTTCGTGGTGAGGTGGGCGACGAGGAACACGCCGATGGGCACGATGCCCGTCAGCGAGTGCAGGCGGCGCAGGATGAAATAGCGCTGCATCTGCGCCTGGGTCGGAGCGTTGGGAGTATCTGAACCGGTTGCCACGCGTCGGCTCCTCTTGGTTCTGGGAGGGGAAGGGTCGCTGTGTTGTTATCGGCATGGTCCCAGTGGGGCGTGAGCCAACAATGGGACCAAACCGTGATCAGACGCCCGAGATTCCCGGACCCTGGCCTGCACCACCCATACCGCCTGCCGGGCTGGCGTCGACCTGCTGGGCGCGGCCCTCGGCGATCGCCTTGTCGACGGCCTTGTTGACCTCGACGAACTGAAGCCGGAGCTCGTGGGCAGTCTGCTTTACGGTCTCGGCTTCCTCGTCTGACAGGTTGCCCTTGGTCTTTTCTTCGAGGGTGCCAAGCAGGTCGACGTGGAACTTGGCCAGGTCCATGGCGACCATCGCCCGCCCGGTCTGGGGATCGGGAAAGGCCCCCATGTAGAGCAGGGCCTGGGTCGCGAGGATCTGGACGATTCCCATGATGTCGGCGGGGGGGAGTTCCCGCTCGGTGGCCTGCTCGGCCTTTTCCTTTTCCTGGTCGGCGAGCTTCTGCCGCTCGGCCTCGGCCTGGTTCTTCCAGTCGGAATCGATGATCAGCTTCGGCTCGTTATCCTGGTCGGCCACGGCGTCTCCTTCGTTTGCTTTCGGCGGCCTCTGTGCGGCAGCCTTGGGGCGCGAATACCCTCCGAAGTGAGCGTAGGCGGAACTCCACCTTTGATTGTCGATTTTCGCATCATGTGCGGGACTTTGCGCACGGCAGTAGTGGTGTCCTTGGTTGGCCTGGCAAGTTGTGGTGGGCCAAGGGGCGGCAGCAGCGCCAGCCTGGGGCCTCAGGATTTCCGGGCCGGAACGCCCGCGACCACTCAACAGACGGGTCTAGACCGAGGGTTCGCCACCGGCGGACCCGGGCGGCTCGAGCCATTGGACGCTTCGGTATTCGGGGTCACGGGCGAGATGGTCCTGGTTCCCCCGCCGGTCGAGGCGACCGACTTGCAACCCGTTGGGCCCACGGCCGAGGCGGTCCCGGTTGAAGCTGCCGGGCCGAGCGTCGTACTCCTCGACGTGAAGGTCGGCGAGGTGAACAATAAGCCGATTTTCGCGGCCGAGTTCCTCCGGCCGATCGCCCAGCGACTGCGTGCACTGGCGTATCGGGACGTTCGCATGCCGGATGGAGAGATTGGCGTCGAACTGGTCTCACCCGAGCAATGGCGGCAAGATGCCATCGCCGTGATCAATCAGCAGTTGGTCAACTTCATCAACAATGAATTAGTCATCGCCGAAGGCCTGGCGAGCTACACCCCCGGGCAGCGTGCCGGCTTGCGGAACTTCCTGGGTCTGGTCCGCAACGACCTGGAACGCCGCTCCGGCGGGAGCATCACGCGCGCGGTCCGCAACCTGGGCACGGACCAAACGCTCAGCGAGTATCTCCAGGAAGTCCGTAACACGGAGTTGATCAACAAGTTCAGCGAGAACCTCCGCCGGAGCGTTGTCGTGACGCGCAGCGATGTCGAGCGGGCGTACCTCCAGAGATATGGCGACGACAGGAAGTCGTCGAGCATGACCTTCCGGCGGATCAGGGTGCGCCGGAACGACGCGGAGGGGGTCGCCCGGGTATCGGACCGGCTCTCACGCGGCGAGGTATTCGCCGTGGTGGCCACCGATGAGGCGAACGGCTCGCGTCGATCCGAGGGTGGCCTGGGGCCGGCCATGACCTTCACCGGCGCGTTCGAGGATGCGACGTTCTTTTCGGGTGATCCGGAGGTCGACAGCGCACTACGCGGCTTGACACCCGGTGAGTGGGCGGGCCCCATCGAGCAGGATCGCTTTACGCACTGGATCTACCTG
It contains:
- a CDS encoding biotin--[acetyl-CoA-carboxylase] ligase, with translation MLDQTPSTQGDARLLCNGRAGLAVVGKRQVAGRGRQGRSWDDGGGASLSMSMVVHASLPAAGLSLAVGLGVIEACESLGDPDLGLKWPNDVVARASGVRGRKLAGVLIEADRSVAIVGVGLNVSTPDDQWPAEFDQSAVSLAQLGVEVDRPAAAAAVLDGVSRWLDAPPTAIGERWLEVGTLRGERCRFRVEGQPVVGVVVDMDKQWRLVLETDHGSRVRIDAAHAHLEESRPVGS
- the nadC gene encoding carboxylating nicotinate-nucleotide diphosphorylase yields the protein MEENTTTTSAEDWYKELVSSGITRRLLEICRDEDLGPDHQDPTAMLMVDAAERSEAWVVAREPGIICGLQAIGDVLDVLAPTTLFRDLAQDGENIDQGKRLGALLGPRREILAAERTLLNLLGRLSGVATQTSRYVNAVGESLTQVVDTRKTTPGLRQLEKYAVRCGGGQNHRMGLHDAVLIKDNHLVGMTPSEAAERVASVAVDARDRFELAFVEVEVDTLDQLEAMLALDEGAIDIILLDNMGVEQLAQAVEMRNAKGRLPLLEASGGIELAGMGDVARTGVDRISVGALTHHAVWLDIGLDAGVPT
- a CDS encoding SDR family oxidoreductase, giving the protein MGVLDGKVALIVGIANERSYAWHIAKALIDHGATCAYTCLPGEKNERRTQRAVKALPGEGGTEPLIIPMDAASDSDIDSAISAFESRHKAMHVLVHSIAYADREYLAHGKFVETPRDAFLSAIDISAYTLLGLSRRCRDVLAKEGGSVMAMSYYGAEKVVPGYNIMGVAKATLEATARYLAGDLGAQNIRVNTISGGYLRTLASSAVGGADKISEQNLERSPLKRNVEGGDVGNTAVYLASDLSAGVTGENIYVDCGANIVGV
- a CDS encoding AhpC/TSA family protein — its product is MTTRQTPNALMLAALSMGVAAFVFTGCEEQPSDASGTAATAPSAASDEGGNQMAELPEIPTAGRPLAIELQAKKAGFAERAPDDLKELYDDGLRAVVEAGVVENAKSMGDQAPNFTLTNQTGGEVSLEGLLEQGPVVLLWYRGGWCPYCNLTLAAYQERLDDIRAQGATLVALTPELPDRSISTAEKNELDFQVLSDVGNDVARQYGVVFELTEGVHANYEQAFGMSEHNGDDSGELPLAATYVIDQSGTIRWAFLDADYRNRAEPEDVVTVLEGLSGETGGG
- the sdhB gene encoding succinate dehydrogenase iron-sulfur subunit; the encoded protein is MSSSTATKSQSDRQPVAGRLVRFNIKRCEGPGKTSRWESFNVPTEPGSNVISCLQWIAAHPTTVEGKKTTPVVWDSGCLEEVCGSCTMLVNGQVRQSCSALIDNIAPGEGDEITLEPMSKFPVMRDLWVDRQRMFQALERVKAWVPIDGSYNLGSGPKESPDQQATRYVLSTCMSCGCCLEACPQYNLEEDPEKWPTSFIGAHALSQTRLFNEHETGKRLKKDRLDVLMGPGGVSDCGNAQNCVKVCPKEIPLTESIAADGRAVTMHAITSWFRR
- the sdhA gene encoding succinate dehydrogenase flavoprotein subunit, which encodes MQNQQRVIVVGGGLAGLAATVRIAEAGIPVDLFSMVPVKRSHSVCAQGGINACNEVARQQGYSEYQHFDETIYGGDYLADQGPVLEMANFAPKVIDLLDRMGVPFNRTNEGQRDLRLFGGSLFKRTHFAGATTGQQLLYALDEQTRRYEASGLVKKYEFWEFLWPVIEGEVSGTEGDGRCVGIVAQDMRTMQTRAFRGASVVMATGGCGLVFGKSTNSIICTGGAASRCYQAGAWYGNGEMIQVHPTAIPGADKCRLMSESARGEGGRVWVPSKKGDDRKPADIPESERWYFLEERYPKYGNLVPRDIATREIFDVCVNDGMGVAGQNQVYLDLTHKDPDYLTRKLGGIMEIYEKFAGEDPRFTPMRIFPAVHYSMGGMWTQYTPGSYSPETPHREHKPGMVAPVDTEPGRGMALGDPKNMMTNIPGLYAFGEVNFAYHGATRLGANALLSCIFDGLYCGQGVVNHVTQGDPADRPVEKVDQSIYDQAVEREQAKADRLLDTVEGAEASDDTNPYLIGKEMGEVMEASCTVVKTAERLNKTLDTLAGLRERFSRARLSDAAAWTNQSLSYSRAVGDMLILAEMIAKCSLLREESRGSHYRTDFPDRDDERFLKTTVASFDGGAHGVEQHEIGYRDVQTMLVKPRPRTYGKVEEDAPEKKGPTASGDPATARTDPEPAST
- a CDS encoding DUF1844 domain-containing protein; this encodes MADQDNEPKLIIDSDWKNQAEAERQKLADQEKEKAEQATERELPPADIMGIVQILATQALLYMGAFPDPQTGRAMVAMDLAKFHVDLLGTLEEKTKGNLSDEEAETVKQTAHELRLQFVEVNKAVDKAIAEGRAQQVDASPAGGMGGAGQGPGISGV